In Acomys russatus chromosome 13, mAcoRus1.1, whole genome shotgun sequence, the genomic stretch AGAAGCCTTGGATTCGGGCACATGGGGTGCCATTGTCGAAAGTGGGGTTATCGCCAGGGCTGCGAGGCCTTTAGACTCTCTAGCTACGTTCCAGGGAAATCGAACACTCTGGAAACTCCATGGCGATCTCGCTTTGCGCGTTAATGAAATATCGTGGGCTAAAGGCTGGGAGAAGCCGAGAAAGCCTCCCTGAGAGAGGATGCGTGTTCTAAGTGGACCGCTCAGTGGAAGCGCGAGCCGGGCAGCACTGAGACCACCCACCTGCCCAGTCGGCCCCGAGGCACTGCAGTCCTGCGCCCCACTAGCCTATGGAGCCCTCTTGCTCGACCTCCCGCCTAGGCTGGGAGCGGACTCCCGAGCCTTCTGGGTTCCTGCTGTCTCTGGAGCGCAGAGGCGCGGGGAACACAGCGGACAGCAGGGGGAACCGCGCCCTCCCCCCGCCGCCCGCCCAGGGATTTCCTGCCCAGTGGAGTTCTGCACCCCGGGCCCCAGGCCTTTACCTGTTCCAAGGCCTCGGACAAACAGATGGACGCCAGCCGCAGAGGCCGGAGGAGGCCCTGACGTGTGCGCGCCCCACAGTGCTGTCCGCAGAGGACCTGGGAGGGGGTGACGGGGGCGCGCCCGAGGAGCTGAGCCGGGCTAGGCGCCCCCCGAGCCGAGGGGACCGAgggctttcctccctccttggATTATTAAAAAGTTCATTTCCTGGCGAATCGGGTGACGTCAGGGGCCCGGCGTCGCGGTGGCGGGGCCGCCGGGCCGGAGAAGCCGCCTCCAGTTACCCAATTACGGACTGTCAATcccgccgcccctcccccatccttggGGGCGGCGGGGACCCCAGCCCTCTCCCTACTCGAGACCAACCTGGGACCCCCTCTGGAATTATTCCCTGGGGAGAGGGCAGGTATCGAGCCCTGCAAAGATAGAAGAGGTAAATGGAGGGCTTCGAGCTCGGCCAATCTCTCGCACCTGTCTAGAGTCCCCTAAAAGTCTTTGATTCGCAAGCCTTTTTTTGGCCTCTGGAGCTTAAGTCTCCAGTCTATACCCAGGGTGGGAGCTAGGCTTGTATACCAGCCACGGAGCTCACTGCCTTTCCAGAATGGAGGTGTGGTGAAGAAAAACTCCAGGTGACTTTGGGAACAAAGTGCTCAAAACATTGCTTCTCTCTCCCTAAAGGCCGTCTCCGGCATCCCTAGGaggaaaaaacaatatatatggCTAATACCCCAGGAGTCTCCCTCCAGTCAACACTGGCGCCAGTCCCCGGCTCCACGGCCTCGCCTCAGGCAGTTCGGCCTGGTGGTCTACTAAGGCCACGCCCGGAGCCCTTCCCCGCTCCCTGGGCCACTGGCCCGACCGCGACCCTCGGTCCAGCAGAGCCTTAAGAGCCCAAAGTTCAGGTGCCCTAGAGGGGTCCACGGTCCCTAGACTCGTGCTGTTCAGCCAATCCTACCATCCCCTTGCACAGCCAGCCCTGATAGGAGAACAGAGGGTCTGGAGAGTCAGCTGGACTCGGGCTGGCCGGGATCCGTAGCCAGGGAGGTGGGGCTCCGCCAGAAAGAGTGAATAGCTGGAGTCCCAGCAGAAAGATACCCAAAAGGTGCGTGTCTCAGCTCCTGGGAAATCAGGGACCCCATTCGTGGCTAGTTGCTGGGAGGGCAGAGGTTGGAGGACCCCTGCGTCTTCCGGAGGGGTGGAGGGTTCGGCCCCAGGCGATGGTCCCTTGGGGGACGTTGGCATCAGAGGCCTCAGGGAGGGTGCTGGGAGGGGGCAAGGCGGCCAAGGGGGGCCACCTCTCGGGTCAGTCCTAGAGTCCAGCGGCCGAAGCTACGTAAGCagccaatgggggggggggcggaggctGGGCGGTGCATGGCGCTGATTGGCTGGCGCCAGCTTCTTAGGCGTGCGCGGCCCCCGCTTCATGTCTGTGCAGGAGTCGGCAGCTGGCGCCAGGGCGGCCGGAGGATGCAGAGGGGCCGGAGCCGGGCGGGCCGGAGGCCGAGACGCGCGCTGTTCCCCACCCCTATCCCGTGAATCGGCCAGCTTTGGGACGCGCTGTTGCTGGGCCCGCGGTCCCCGGGGCTCTCCTGGTGTCCCTTGCTCTCTACTGTTGAGTCCTCCCCTTCCCGCGCCTCTGCGAGTGTAAGTTTGAGGTTCAGGGGGTTTGTGGGCACTCCTAGGTTGGCGAGATCTCTGTGGAGCTCAGGCCTGAATCTTCTGTAGATGATTACGTCCTTATGCCTTGGGGAAAAGGTCCTGTTGGCTGCTGGAGACTGCACTGGGGACCGGTACTCAGCAACTGCGTGTGCGTGTTTGGGGTTGGGGGTGTCGGAGCTTAGTTTGTGTATACATTGCCAATGtaagtgaatgagtgtgtgtgtgtgtgtgtgtgtgtgtgtgtgtgtgtgtgtgtgtctggggttgTGTGCCCCAGAGTGGATGTCTAGGCTCTTCTTGTCTCTAACTTTTAGGTTATGTGcccagaagacagaggctcaGTGTGAGAACCCGATTTCAGTTCCGCGTGCGTTTGTTGGGGTCACCGGTGTCAGAGCCCATTCCTGTGTGTGACCtcgtgtgcatgggtgtgtggcTATGGGACCGCGAGTTTCTCTGCGAGTGTATGAGGCTGAACCCCTTCCTCCACTTTCCTTTCGTTTTAAACCTTGCGCGTTCCTCCCACCCGGGACTGGTCCTCAGTGGAGCTCCGCTGGAGCCCTTTTGCTCTCAAGACACCGACTTTGGGGGTTGGTGGCAGAGGTCAGCAGTGTCCCTCACATCCCCTATGCCATCCAGGGCCGCCTCGCCTTCGCCTGGATCCCAAGCCGCAGTAGCGGACCATGGAGGTGGCGCCCGAGCAGCCTCGCTGGATGGCTCACCCCGCCGTATTGAATGCGCAGCACCCCGACTCGCACCATCCGGGTCTGGCGCACAACTACATGGAGCCGGCGCAACTGCTGCCTCCTGACGAGGTGGATGTTTTCTTCAACCATCTCGACTCGCAGGGCAACCCATATTACGCCAACCCGgcccacgcgcgcgcgcgcgtttcCTACAGCCCGGCCCACGGTGAGCTTCGGCGGTCCCTGGGGTTTCTGGAAGCCGGGCGCCCGCGCCAGGCCTTGGAGGGGAGGACGAGGGCCCGCTGCTGCTTCCCGGATGTGGGATCCACAGGAATCTGAGCAGCTGCGAAATCGGGCCTAGGAAGGTGGAGGCAGTGACCTCTTGGGGAGGGTCTGAGACCTGTAGTGTTTTTCTGTCCATTTCCaactgtcttgggggggggggaggtccttCTGGGCCCTGTCCGGTGGAGTTGCTCTGTGTCACTTGTCCTTAGGCTTTTCATTGACATACTGTTGATTACAGGCTGGGGTGTTATGTTTCTGATGTTTTAAAGGGTGGGGCTGCTGAGTTGTGATCCTATGTGCCTGTGTCATGGGTCTGAAGCCCCTGCCCACCCTTACCCCCTCTCCGTCTGCTGCAGCCCGGCTCACCGGAGGCCAGATGTGCCGACCACACTTGTTGCACAGCCCAGGCTTGCCGTGGCTGGACGGGGGCAAAGCAGCTCTCTCTGCCGCCGCTGCCCATCACCACAGCCCCTGGACCGTCAGCCCATTCTCCAAGACCACGCTGCACCCCTCAGCTGCTGGAGCACCCGGAGGGCCTCTGTCTGTGTACCCAGGGGCTGCGGCTGGGAGTGGGGCAGGCAGTGGGAGCTCAGTggcctccctcacccccacagcAGCCCACTCTGGCTCCCATCTCTTTGGCTTCCCACCCACGCCACCCAAAGAAGTGTCTCCAGACCCTAGCACTAcaggagctgcctctccagcctcgTCTTCTGCAGGGGGTAGTGTAGCCAGGGGTGAGGACAAGGATGGTGTCAAGTACCAAGTGTCACTGTCTGAGAGCATGAAGATGGAAGGTGGCAGTCCCTTGCGCCCAGGCCTAGCTACCATGGGCACCCAGCCCGCAACGCACCACCCAATACCCACCTATCCTTCCTATGTGCCTGCCTCGGCTCACGACTATGGCAGCGGCCTCTTCCATCCTGGAGGCTTCCTGGGTGGACCAGCCTCCAGCTTCACCCCTAAGCAGCGAAGCAAGGCGCGTTCCTGCTCAGGTAAAGGCAGCCATGGGACTTCAGGGCCTCGTGGGTGGGGTGTGCCTCTGTAAGAGGGGGTTTGTGATCTGAAAGAGGGACCACCCACATTAGAGCACCTGATTCAAGAATGGGTGCTTGTCCTGGTCCTCTCTCTGATAGTTCACAGGTGTTTGAGGCTCCCCATTGGGGGCCACAgggcaggggggaagggggaaaaggaaggaaacctTAAAACTTTCACTCTGTGCTTGAGTGCTCCTAGTCCGCCCACTGACCagcccctctctccatccctcagtACACCCTTCTCTTCGAGGCTGGTAAGCATCAGGCTACACTCAGAACCctatctccctgtctctttcccaAACGCTCAGCTGAAATGGAGCAGCCAGCCGCCTCGtgactgggtgtgtgtgtgtggggggggagaatGGAGGGTGTAGGTGAGGGAAGGAgtcagtgtgtacatgtgtgtacgtgtatctGTGAGCGTGTGTGCATGCTGCGGGCACTGCAGAGATCCAGGCCCTAAAGGAATCTGGTTCTCCAACTCTGCTAGCCCAGTTTTAGGACTGCGGGTGAGTCCAGATCTCCTTGGAGATTTCCCCCAAAGCAAAATTCCCAAGGCCTGTTTGCATCCCAGTGACCCGGATCCTTCTCCCAGAGGGTAGGAGTGAGAACCTGTGTGTGCGGGTGCCCGCACCCCTTTCCCAGTGGTAGCTGGAGCCAGCTGGGTTTCTCCAGCAGTAGGGCCCTCAGGCAGTGACTCCTGGCGCTGAGGCTCCTTCCCATAGGTCTTAGCCACGGAAGGGAGGGGAAGGTTCTCTCCGAAGTGTAGCCCTGAGATGAGGAACCACCTTCTCCTGCTGCAGTTCATAGCGACTCAGCTCCAACTAAATCAGGAAGAGTTTCCTGGGGAAGGAGTCACCAAGCCCTCAGCCCACTGCACTCCAGCCCCAACTTGACTCTAGCTCCTGCCCTGCTAAGACCAGCCACACTGCTTTTTGGCAAAGTCTTGGCCTTTTTGTAGCCCTTTTCTTccgagtttgttttgttttttatttgaattccaGATGGCCAAAACCAACAGAAAATAAGGCTGTCTAACCTAAAGTGAAAGAACACcttatatatttcattaaaacaacaacaacaacgatcaTTGAATTCTAGGGTTTTGGTTGAGAAGGGAGAAAAattggaggaagagaaaagtttCTCCCTCCGACTCTAGACAGAGCATAAAGACAGCGAGGGGCTGAGAGTGGAGATGAGGACCGTGCACGGAGAACCCGGCACAGCTGGGGaggcaaaagagagaggaaatagcAGGCAAGAGAGAATGAGAGCCTCCCTAGGCCCAGGTCAGGCTAGGCAACTGTGGCCTGCGCGACTGGCCGTAGCCTGTGTTCCATAAAGCTGGCCTTCAGTTCCTTTTCCGGGTAACTTGCTGCTGGCTCTGAGAAGCCCTGGCACCCCGCActtgttgtttctctttgttttttttcctcggCAGCATCTGAACCAAGGATTTGTCCCCAAACGACTCAGGATTTCATTTATGGCGACCCCCGCCCAAAGTCCCTGTTTCTGTCCGGGGTGGGACTAAAAGTCtcctttgattaaaaaaacaaaacaacaacaacaacaacaacaaaaaccctgtcaGACTTGGTTCCTGTAGAGGCTGAGAAGGCCTTGTGTCTCTCCTTGTTCCCCTGCAGAAGGCCGGGAGTGTGTCAACTGTGGGGCCACAGCCACCCCTCTCTGGAGACGGGATGGCACGGGACACTACCTGTGCAACGCCTGCGGGCTCTACCACAAGATGAATGGACAGAACCGGCCGCTCATCAAGCCCAAGAGGAGGCTGGTAAGaccgtgcgtgcgtgcatgcgtgagtgCATGCGCATCTTGGGGCAGGACAAGGGCCACGGTGGCCGCCAACTGGGCAGAGctggtgaaaacaaaacaaaaaacccaaaagcacacacacacacacacacacacacacacacaaaaaaaaaaaacgaaaacaccCCAACAACAAAACTTCAAATACAGAGACACTTCAGCACCTGAAACTCTCTTATCAGTCAAATCATTCGGGGGTCAGTCGGGTCGGTCTTCGTTCTGGCGGATTCTTTCCTGCCAAATTTCCTGTCCTGCCGCCACCGGGCACCCCTCCTCGCCCTCTCACTGGTGAAGGATTCCCAGAGCCCAGGATCCAACAGCCCACCCTCGTGCTCTGGCCACCTAGtcgatcttttttaaaaaaatagggtCATGAAGTACTTTTCCCTGT encodes the following:
- the Gata2 gene encoding endothelial transcription factor GATA-2, with protein sequence MEVAPEQPRWMAHPAVLNAQHPDSHHPGLAHNYMEPAQLLPPDEVDVFFNHLDSQGNPYYANPAHARARVSYSPAHARLTGGQMCRPHLLHSPGLPWLDGGKAALSAAAAHHHSPWTVSPFSKTTLHPSAAGAPGGPLSVYPGAAAGSGAGSGSSVASLTPTAAHSGSHLFGFPPTPPKEVSPDPSTTGAASPASSSAGGSVARGEDKDGVKYQVSLSESMKMEGGSPLRPGLATMGTQPATHHPIPTYPSYVPASAHDYGSGLFHPGGFLGGPASSFTPKQRSKARSCSEGRECVNCGATATPLWRRDGTGHYLCNACGLYHKMNGQNRPLIKPKRRLSAARRAGTCCANCQTTTTTLWRRNANGDPVCNACGLYYKLHNVNRPLTMKKEGIQTRNRKMSSKSKKSKKGAECFEELSKCMQEKSSPFSAAALAGHMAPVGHLPPFSHSGHILPTPTPIHPSSSLSFGHPHPSSMVTAMG